One part of the Elephas maximus indicus isolate mEleMax1 chromosome Y unlocalized genomic scaffold, mEleMax1 primary haplotype SUPER_Y_unloc_1, whole genome shotgun sequence genome encodes these proteins:
- the LOC126069900 gene encoding LOW QUALITY PROTEIN: PC-esterase domain-containing protein 1B-like (The sequence of the model RefSeq protein was modified relative to this genomic sequence to represent the inferred CDS: substituted 1 base at 1 genomic stop codon) — protein MVHLRASEVRQLLHKFVVVMRDSVQRAVYKDLVLLLQKDCLLSSSQLKAKGEMSFEQDRLLHGGWXGRMHNGTHYREVREFCSTHHLVRFYFLTRAYSRYVEKVLLELLRGEHGPDVVIMNSCLWDLSRYGQDSMWSYRRNLETLFWRLRQVLPESCLVVWNTAMPVAETVSGGFLPPEGMPPTACLRDDVVEANFYSAAEASRLGFDVLDLHFHFRPSWQHRQPDGVHWNQHAHRRLSQLLLAHLADAWGVDLPCDDPVGRWIWEGSGSLLRAPGSYRLLQCRGGESGEEAPPSRPPRPAHPIAQFQRPPVSPPQVRRRCQPGGHGSTLPWDQSLQRQPCSGDAYAQHTRYGEEANPTTGRQPRHGRIHRASDSHQRRVVHRASPPYPPGPPAGPERLRGRARSPGRDQGQGFRSHPSM, from the coding sequence ATGGTCCACCTGAGGGCGTCCGAAGTCCGGCAGCTGCTGCACAAGTTCGTGGTCGTCATGAGGGACTCCGTGCAGAGGGCCGTGTACAAGGACCTGGTGCTCCTGCTGCAGAAGGACTGCCTGCTCTCAAGCAGTCAGCTGAAGGCCAAGGGCGAGATGAGCTTCGAGCAGGACAGGCTGCTGCACGGCGGCTGGTGAGGCCGTATGCACAACGGGACCCACTACCGCGAAGTCCgcgagttctgctccacacaccACCTTGTGCGCTTCTACTTCCTCACGCGCGCCTACTCCCGGTACGTGGAGAAAGTCCTGCTGGAGCTGCTGAGGGGCGAGCACGGCCCAGACGTGGTCATCATGAACTCCTGCCTCTGGGACCTGTCCAGGTATGGCCAGGATTCCATGTGGAGCTACAGGAGGAACCTGGAGACCCTGTTCTGGCGCCTTCGCCAGGTGCTGCCCGAGTCCTGCCTCGTGGTGTGGAACACTGCCATGCCCGTGGCTGAGACGGTCTCAGGGGGTTTCCTACCCCCTGAGGGCATGCCCCCGACCGCGTGCCTGCGGGATGATGTGGTGGAGGCCAACTTCTACAGCGCCGCTGAGGCCAGCAGGCTCGGCTTCGACGTGCTGGACTTGCATTTCCACTTCCGGCCCTCCTGGCAGCACCGGCAGCCAGATGGCGTGCACTGGAACCAACACGCTCACCGAAGGCTCTCGCAGCTGCTGCTGGCCCACCTGGCCGACGCCTGGGGCGTGGACCTGCCCTGCGATGACCCCGTGGGCAGGTGGATCTGGGAAGGCTCCGGGAGCCTTCTCAGAGCGCCAGGGAGCTACAGGCTGCTCCAGTGCCGCGGAGGGGAATCTGGTGAGGAGGCCCCGCCTTCACGCCCACCTAGGCCCGCACACCCAATCGCTCAGTTCCAGAGACCCCCTGTATCCCCGCCCCAGGTTCGCAGGCGCTGCCAGCCCGGCGGCCATGGCTCCACTTTGCCCTGGGACCAATCCCTGCAGCGCCAGCCATGCTCTGGCGACGCCTATGCGCAGCACACTAGATATGGCGAGGAAGCAAACCCGACCACTGGCCGGCAGCCCCGCCACGGCCGAATACATAGGGCCTCTGATTCTCACCAGCGCCGCGTGGTTCACCGGGCTTCTCCACCTTACCCCCCAGGTCCCCCTGCCGGGCCAGAGAGGCTCAGGGGCAGGGCCCGCAGCCCCGGACGTGACCAGGGGCAAGGATTCCGTAGCCACCCCTCCATGTAG